From a single Sander vitreus isolate 19-12246 chromosome 4, sanVit1, whole genome shotgun sequence genomic region:
- the ssu72 gene encoding RNA polymerase II subunit A C-terminal domain phosphatase SSU72 produces the protein MPSHPLRVAVVCSSNQNRSMEAHSILSKRGFDVRSFGTGSHVKLPGPAPDKPNVYDFKTTYVQMYNDLVRKDKELYTQNGILHMLDRNKRIKSKPERFQSCKEKFDLVITCEERVYDQVLEDLNSREQETLQPVHVINVDIQDNHEEATLGAFLICELCQCIQHTEDMEDEMDELIQEFEEKSNRPFLHTVCFY, from the exons ATGCCGAGCCACCCGCTGCGTGTAGCGGTTGTGTGCTCGAGCAACCAGAACCGCAGTATGGAAGCGCACAGTATCCTCAG CAAACGTGGATTTGATGTGCGTTCATTTGGGACAGGGTCTCATGTGAAGCTACCCGGTCCTGCCCCGGATAAGCCAAATGTGTATGACTTCAAAACGACATATGTACAGATGTACAACGACTTGGTCCGCAAGGACAAGGAACT ATACACACAGAATGGCATCCTGCACATGCTGGACCGCAACAAGCGCATCAAATCAAAGCCAGAGCGCTTTCAAAGCTGCAAGGAGAAGTTTGACCTGGTCATCACATGTGAAGAGAGAGTCTATGACCAAGTTCTGGAGG ATCTGAATTCAAGAGAGCAGGAGACTCTACAGCCTGTGCATGTTATCAATGTAGACATTCAGGATAACCACGAGGAAGCCACGCTGGGCGCCTTCCTCATCTGTGAGCTGTGTCAATGT ATCCAGCACACTGAGGACATGGAGGATGAAATGGATGAGCTCATACAAGAGTTTGAGGAGAAGAGCAACAGGCCTTTTCTTCACACTGtctgtttctactga